A window of Chloroflexota bacterium contains these coding sequences:
- a CDS encoding glycosyltransferase family 4 protein, translated as MLGALRRPRRGRPLLSHITNPFTAGADLASGRPLRVLAIGTDPSLLQPADVAFGDAHQRQLQYASILDQYRMIVRSIGGSRRAIPHGGSFVVHPSASRNRAAFTHDAYLIGSALHRRFGFDLVSTEDPMLCGLAGTLLRARLGLPLSVQIAGDMIDNPYWLRERRINPALNRIGRWLVRAADSVRVVSERERAKMVRLGVAPEKVSNLGWIADFRRFDAVDAVAARQLRTDLLGVDGTELLLFVGRLVLQKDIPTLIRSMATVAAHRPGARLVIAGDGPERPIAERMVDDFGIRRAVRFLGIVPYPDVPRHFAAADLFVLPSRYEGNARVLAEAGAAGVPSVTTDVSGAHDTVLQGETGTIVPVERPDLFAERVLALLERAGELPAMGARAREHVRGLYDAQTLLPAFDQFWRQTAARR; from the coding sequence GTGCTCGGCGCGCTGAGAAGACCGCGAAGGGGGCGTCCGCTGCTCTCCCACATCACGAACCCGTTCACGGCAGGGGCCGATCTCGCGTCAGGCCGCCCGCTGCGGGTGCTGGCCATCGGCACCGATCCGTCGCTGCTCCAGCCCGCCGACGTCGCCTTCGGGGACGCCCACCAGCGCCAGCTTCAGTACGCGAGCATCCTCGACCAGTACCGGATGATCGTGCGGAGCATCGGCGGCTCACGGCGCGCCATCCCGCACGGCGGCAGCTTCGTGGTCCATCCGAGCGCCTCACGTAACCGGGCGGCGTTCACCCACGATGCGTACCTGATCGGCAGCGCGTTGCATCGCCGCTTCGGCTTCGACCTTGTCTCCACCGAGGATCCGATGCTCTGCGGGCTGGCCGGCACGCTGCTGCGTGCGCGGCTGGGCCTGCCGCTCTCGGTGCAGATCGCCGGGGACATGATCGACAACCCGTACTGGCTGCGCGAGCGCCGCATCAATCCCGCCCTCAACCGCATCGGCCGGTGGCTGGTGCGCGCGGCGGACAGCGTGCGCGTCGTCAGCGAGCGCGAGCGCGCCAAGATGGTGCGGCTGGGCGTGGCCCCTGAGAAGGTCAGCAACCTGGGCTGGATCGCCGATTTCCGCCGGTTCGATGCCGTCGATGCTGTGGCCGCCCGCCAGTTGCGAACTGACCTGCTCGGCGTGGACGGGACTGAGCTGCTGCTGTTCGTCGGGCGGCTGGTGCTCCAGAAGGACATCCCGACGCTGATCCGCTCGATGGCGACCGTCGCAGCGCACCGCCCTGGCGCCCGCCTCGTCATCGCTGGCGACGGCCCCGAGCGCCCCATCGCCGAGCGGATGGTGGACGATTTCGGCATCCGCCGCGCCGTCCGCTTCCTGGGGATCGTGCCGTATCCCGACGTGCCGCGCCACTTTGCCGCCGCCGACCTCTTCGTGCTCCCCTCCCGCTACGAGGGGAACGCCCGCGTGCTGGCCGAGGCCGGCGCGGCCGGCGTGCCATCCGTCACGACCGATGTGAGCGGCGCGCACGACACCGTGCTGCAGGGTGAGACCGGCACGATTGTGCCCGTCGAGCGGCCGGACCTGTTCGCCGAGCGCGTGCTGGCACTCCTGGAGCGCGCCGGCGAGTTGCCGGCGATGGGCGCACGGGCGCGGGAGCACGTTCGCGGTCTGTACGACGCCCAGACGCTGCTGCCGGCGTTCGACCAGTTCTGGCGGCAAACCGCGGCTCGCCGGTAG
- a CDS encoding inositol monophosphatase — translation MTADRDAQTDALSRHLLAIATDAAKDAAAYFAPFAGRIAIAAEKKGFFDPVTECDRESERRIVERIFREHPDSTIVGEEDGQQGSGAVHWYVDPIDGTNNFVAGVPFFCVSIAAALGDQLLAGVIYDPSKDELFAASTAGATLNGEPMRAAGSVLDSGCTLLTEFPRSGRPLDPNDLDQYERLIRPYRAVRRLGSTALHLAYVACGRGDATFGMGTNPWDVAAGVMLIQQAGGRYLVPEGNATWAARPWLSPYYLAVTPELDLGQSAVGDVVLREMFAEVEAGGSR, via the coding sequence ATGACCGCAGATCGGGACGCGCAGACGGACGCCCTCTCACGGCACTTGCTGGCCATCGCCACCGACGCCGCGAAGGACGCCGCGGCCTACTTCGCGCCGTTCGCCGGGCGCATCGCCATCGCCGCCGAGAAGAAGGGCTTCTTCGATCCCGTCACCGAGTGCGACCGCGAGTCCGAGCGGCGGATCGTCGAGCGCATCTTCCGCGAGCATCCTGACTCGACCATTGTGGGCGAGGAGGATGGCCAGCAGGGGAGCGGCGCGGTCCACTGGTACGTCGATCCGATTGATGGCACCAACAACTTCGTGGCGGGCGTCCCGTTCTTCTGCGTCTCCATCGCGGCGGCCCTGGGGGATCAGCTGCTGGCCGGCGTGATCTACGATCCGAGCAAGGACGAGTTGTTCGCGGCCTCGACGGCCGGCGCGACGCTGAACGGCGAGCCGATGCGCGCCGCCGGCAGCGTGCTCGACTCCGGCTGCACCCTGTTGACCGAGTTCCCGCGCTCCGGCCGCCCGCTCGACCCGAACGACCTGGACCAGTACGAGCGGCTGATCCGTCCGTACCGGGCGGTGCGGCGGCTCGGCTCGACGGCCCTGCACCTGGCGTACGTCGCCTGCGGGCGGGGCGACGCCACCTTCGGGATGGGCACGAACCCCTGGGACGTGGCGGCCGGCGTCATGCTGATCCAGCAGGCCGGCGGGCGGTATCTGGTACCAGAGGGCAACGCCACCTGGGCGGCCCGGCCGTGGCTCTCGCCCTACTACCTCGCCGTGACGCCCGAGCTTGACCTGGGGCAGTCGGCGGTGGGCGACGTGGTGCTGCGGGAGATGTTCGCAGAGGTCGAGGCCGGCGGCTCCCGGTAG
- a CDS encoding PAS domain-containing protein, translating to MIDPDGHPDLAGGWQTLDEAGFPACLIDSSLQYRRANAAWLAYLQGDTFRFGPQEVTIDGRSLLADVPADRRDRWSRALSEIVAGRLGHFVDRLIEHRALGDRLVMMTASPTVGPSGAVNGALCVRYDMTGPLQAAANEERLSQVLLAARRLQHFMGNQLALTLGYVELLTFDPRLPPELRDRVDEALRGVIEATETLSKLRLVTRLEMDPDDPDVTDGGGHP from the coding sequence GTGATCGATCCTGATGGGCACCCCGATCTGGCAGGTGGCTGGCAGACGCTGGACGAGGCAGGCTTCCCAGCCTGCCTGATCGACAGCAGCCTGCAGTATCGACGCGCCAATGCCGCCTGGCTGGCCTACCTCCAGGGTGATACGTTCCGCTTTGGGCCGCAAGAGGTCACCATCGACGGGCGCAGCCTGCTCGCCGACGTGCCCGCGGATCGCCGCGACCGCTGGAGCCGCGCGCTCTCGGAGATTGTGGCGGGGCGGCTCGGGCACTTTGTCGATCGGCTGATCGAGCACCGCGCGCTCGGCGACCGCCTGGTGATGATGACCGCCAGCCCGACCGTCGGCCCGTCTGGGGCCGTGAACGGCGCGCTGTGCGTCCGCTACGACATGACAGGCCCCCTCCAGGCCGCCGCCAACGAGGAGCGGCTCTCGCAGGTGCTGCTCGCCGCCCGCCGGCTGCAGCACTTCATGGGCAACCAGCTGGCGTTGACCCTGGGGTACGTCGAGCTGCTGACGTTCGATCCGCGCCTGCCGCCCGAGCTGCGCGACCGCGTCGATGAAGCCCTGCGCGGCGTGATCGAGGCCACCGAGACGCTGTCGAAGCTGCGGCTGGTGACGCGGCTGGAGATGGACCCCGACGACCCCGACGTGACGGACGGCGGCGGCCACCCGTGA
- a CDS encoding HAMP domain-containing protein, with translation MRQILGRMQWRIAIPYTLLLGGCLLALSAYLGAILSQFQVDALRTRLLAEARLVGEGVLPILLASSGPELSPERRTQIQNQTARLAQRTDARITIVDRRGVVLADSVADPAQMENHANRPEIAAALAGSPNPSSTRKSATLGESELYVASAIVAGGEVYGVARLAVPLTAVNDAIRQILAVVAAALLAITLVAVGMALWIAGRVTGPLRHLTSVADEVARGGPTAVLGMPAEGEIGRLAEAFNQMADQLQAQMLSLAHERDVLASVLTNLADGIVVVSQQGSVVIANEAARRLLDMVDVPDGLSLARAVRDHEICAVLNDSLAQGSSRTEVRRVEHSGRHLRVSAAPLREGGGGLLVLRDVTEERRVENLRRDFVANVSHELRTPIAALKALVETLEDGALDDPPAARDFLRRIHVEVDGLAQLVAELLELSRVESGRAQLKLEAVAPTVLAESAAERLQPQAERAGLRLRWTADDDLPPILADRTRVEHVLLALVHNAIKFTPPGGEVRVGVEADGAFAHFTVADTGSGISAEDLPRIFERFYKVDRARAAIGTGLGLAIAKHVVQALGGRIWAESVLDQGTTVHFTLPTATSEVGGQRGSLSARY, from the coding sequence GTGAGGCAGATCCTCGGCCGGATGCAGTGGCGAATCGCCATTCCGTACACCCTCCTGCTCGGGGGGTGTCTGCTGGCGCTCAGCGCGTACCTCGGCGCCATCCTCAGCCAGTTCCAGGTGGACGCCCTGCGGACCCGCCTGCTGGCCGAGGCGCGCCTCGTGGGCGAGGGCGTCCTGCCGATCCTCCTCGCATCGAGCGGCCCCGAACTGAGCCCTGAGCGCCGCACCCAGATCCAGAACCAGACCGCCCGCCTCGCGCAGCGGACGGACGCGCGCATCACCATCGTGGATCGGCGCGGCGTGGTGCTGGCAGACTCGGTGGCGGACCCGGCCCAGATGGAGAACCACGCCAACCGGCCGGAGATCGCCGCCGCCCTGGCCGGCTCCCCCAATCCCAGCAGCACCCGCAAGAGCGCCACCCTCGGCGAGAGCGAGCTGTACGTCGCCTCGGCCATCGTGGCGGGCGGCGAGGTCTACGGCGTTGCGCGGCTGGCGGTGCCCCTCACGGCCGTCAACGACGCCATCCGCCAGATCCTGGCGGTGGTGGCCGCCGCCCTCCTCGCCATCACGCTGGTGGCCGTGGGGATGGCCCTGTGGATCGCCGGCCGGGTGACCGGGCCGTTGCGCCACCTGACGAGTGTCGCCGACGAGGTGGCGCGCGGCGGGCCGACGGCCGTCCTGGGCATGCCGGCCGAGGGAGAGATCGGGCGGCTTGCCGAGGCGTTCAACCAGATGGCGGACCAGCTCCAGGCCCAGATGCTGAGCCTCGCGCACGAGCGCGACGTGCTGGCGAGCGTCCTGACGAACCTGGCGGACGGCATCGTGGTGGTCAGCCAGCAGGGCAGCGTGGTGATCGCCAACGAGGCGGCGCGCCGCCTGCTCGACATGGTGGACGTGCCAGACGGGCTCTCGCTGGCGCGGGCCGTGCGCGATCATGAGATCTGCGCGGTCCTGAACGACTCCCTGGCCCAGGGCAGCAGCCGCACCGAGGTCCGCCGGGTCGAGCACTCCGGGCGGCACCTGCGCGTCTCGGCAGCGCCGCTCCGCGAGGGGGGCGGCGGCCTGCTGGTGCTGCGCGACGTGACCGAGGAGCGGCGCGTCGAAAACCTCCGGCGGGACTTTGTCGCAAACGTCTCCCACGAGCTGCGGACGCCGATCGCCGCCCTCAAGGCCCTGGTCGAGACGCTGGAGGACGGCGCGCTGGACGATCCGCCGGCCGCCCGCGATTTTCTGCGGCGCATCCACGTCGAGGTGGATGGGCTGGCCCAGCTCGTGGCCGAGCTGCTGGAGCTGTCCCGCGTCGAGAGCGGGCGCGCCCAGCTCAAGCTCGAAGCCGTCGCCCCGACCGTGCTGGCCGAGTCGGCCGCCGAGCGCTTGCAGCCGCAGGCCGAGCGCGCCGGACTCCGGCTGCGCTGGACCGCCGATGACGACCTGCCCCCGATCCTGGCGGACCGCACCCGGGTCGAGCACGTCCTGCTGGCTCTCGTCCACAACGCCATCAAGTTCACGCCGCCCGGCGGCGAGGTGCGCGTGGGCGTCGAGGCCGATGGCGCGTTCGCGCACTTCACCGTGGCCGACACCGGCTCCGGCATCTCCGCCGAGGATCTGCCGCGCATCTTCGAGCGGTTCTACAAGGTGGACCGCGCGCGGGCGGCCATCGGCACAGGCCTGGGGCTGGCGATCGCCAAGCACGTCGTGCAGGCGTTGGGCGGGCGGATCTGGGCGGAGAGCGTGCTCGACCAGGGCACCACGGTCCATTTCACGCTGCCCACCGCCACCAGCGAAGTCGGCGGGCAGCGCGGGAGCCTGTCGGCGCGCTACTAG
- a CDS encoding 2,4-dihydroxyhept-2-ene-1,7-dioic acid aldolase: protein MRPNKVKQFFQEKKQLAVGWLGSPDTYIVETMANSGFDAIVLDMQHGMGIGPDRAVLALQTLSTTDVTPLVRVPWNDPIYIQYVLDAGAYGVIVPMVNSRAEAEKAAGACKYFPMGYRSNGANRARFYAGTDYFANANSDILCFVMIETTQAIENLEEIATTPGVDGFYIGPSDLAITMGLEPKLDHDAPRHIEAVQKIVDTAKKHGLMAGIHTTGPEEVIRRYKQGFNLCPLGSDGGFVGAAARKAVADLRGSAPAAGGGSPYA from the coding sequence ATGCGCCCGAACAAGGTCAAGCAGTTCTTCCAGGAGAAGAAGCAGCTTGCAGTCGGCTGGCTGGGCAGCCCGGACACCTACATCGTCGAGACGATGGCCAACTCCGGCTTCGACGCCATCGTGCTCGACATGCAGCACGGCATGGGCATCGGACCGGATCGCGCCGTCCTGGCTCTCCAGACCCTCAGCACCACCGACGTGACCCCGCTGGTCCGCGTCCCCTGGAACGATCCGATCTACATCCAGTACGTGCTCGACGCTGGCGCGTACGGCGTGATCGTCCCGATGGTCAACAGCCGGGCCGAGGCCGAGAAGGCCGCGGGCGCCTGCAAGTACTTCCCGATGGGCTACCGCTCGAACGGCGCGAACCGCGCGCGGTTCTACGCGGGCACCGACTACTTCGCCAACGCTAACAGCGACATCCTCTGCTTCGTCATGATCGAGACGACCCAGGCCATCGAGAACCTGGAGGAGATCGCGACGACGCCCGGCGTGGACGGCTTCTACATCGGCCCGTCCGACCTCGCCATCACGATGGGCCTCGAGCCGAAGCTCGACCACGATGCCCCGCGGCACATCGAGGCGGTCCAGAAGATCGTGGACACCGCCAAGAAGCACGGGCTGATGGCCGGCATCCACACGACCGGCCCCGAGGAAGTGATCCGTCGGTACAAGCAGGGCTTCAACCTGTGCCCGCTCGGCTCGGACGGCGGGTTCGTGGGCGCGGCGGCGCGCAAGGCCGTTGCCGACCTGCGCGGCTCGGCCCCGGCCGCCGGCGGCGGCTCGCCTTACGCCTGA
- a CDS encoding endonuclease III — MPRRRPARSATSDNRQPVPPDSVQMNLRSDRGQAVVTRIVPAARDLPPTCRFDIDVAVERLRDAVRPLPKAAMFQLADEGHTSLFEQLVACIISIRTYEEVTLPTARRLFSAAHTPAQMARLTPAEIDKLIGACTFHEPKAGQIHAIAQVALDQYAGALPPDRDAILKLPGIGPKCAALALGIATGQAGIGVDVHVHRITNRWGYVRARTPETTMAALEAVLPRLYWLEINRLLVPFGKHVCTGTAPRCSVCPLGDMCQKVGVTAHR; from the coding sequence ATGCCTCGCCGCAGGCCAGCCCGCAGCGCCACTTCTGACAATCGTCAGCCAGTTCCGCCTGACTCGGTGCAGATGAACCTGCGATCGGATCGGGGACAGGCAGTCGTCACTCGGATCGTTCCTGCTGCGCGCGACCTGCCACCCACGTGCCGGTTCGACATCGACGTGGCCGTTGAGCGGCTGCGGGATGCTGTCCGCCCCCTGCCGAAGGCGGCGATGTTCCAGCTTGCCGACGAGGGCCACACCTCCCTCTTCGAGCAGCTCGTGGCCTGCATCATCTCGATCCGTACCTATGAAGAGGTCACGCTGCCGACCGCGCGTCGCCTCTTCTCGGCGGCGCACACCCCTGCCCAGATGGCTCGGCTCACGCCCGCGGAGATCGACAAGCTGATCGGCGCGTGTACCTTCCACGAGCCGAAGGCCGGCCAGATCCACGCCATCGCCCAGGTTGCGCTCGACCAGTACGCTGGTGCGCTGCCGCCAGACCGGGACGCGATCCTCAAGCTGCCGGGCATCGGGCCGAAGTGCGCCGCGCTGGCGCTCGGCATCGCCACCGGGCAGGCCGGCATCGGCGTGGACGTCCACGTCCACCGGATCACGAATCGCTGGGGGTACGTCCGGGCCCGCACGCCCGAGACGACGATGGCGGCCCTCGAAGCGGTCCTGCCCCGGCTGTACTGGCTGGAGATCAACCGTCTGCTGGTGCCGTTCGGCAAGCACGTCTGCACCGGAACGGCCCCGCGCTGCTCGGTCTGCCCGCTCGGGGACATGTGCCAGAAGGTCGGGGTCACCGCCCACCGTTGA
- a CDS encoding HAD family hydrolase, which produces MSQPPNVHVHAPWRPLRAVTLDLWGTLIDSRDPIGKIERRREMLLTAIRGAGYPLELEQLRGGFRAARRIIDEGIALDNHDVGPPGRWQELMRQLSIPPEAVPFDLVTAAYEDLTVEFLPNLLDGVKEAVERLASTYQLALICNTGYTGGRVLRQVLAQHGLIGYFETLTFSNEHGWLKPDTRIFHDTLKDLGVPPENALHIGDTESMDIVGAKASGMYSARYLPEGDNDGAITSHADLLFFDWSELPALLEIRQRGEPGG; this is translated from the coding sequence ATGAGTCAGCCGCCGAACGTCCACGTGCATGCACCCTGGCGGCCGCTGCGCGCCGTCACGCTCGACCTCTGGGGCACGCTGATCGACTCGCGCGACCCCATCGGCAAGATCGAGCGGCGACGCGAGATGCTACTGACGGCGATCCGCGGCGCGGGCTACCCGCTGGAGCTGGAGCAGTTGCGCGGCGGCTTCCGCGCAGCCCGGCGGATCATCGACGAGGGCATCGCCCTGGACAACCACGACGTCGGGCCGCCCGGCCGCTGGCAGGAGCTGATGCGGCAGCTGAGCATCCCGCCGGAGGCCGTCCCGTTCGACCTCGTGACCGCCGCCTACGAGGATCTGACGGTCGAGTTCCTCCCGAACCTCCTGGACGGCGTCAAGGAAGCGGTCGAGCGGCTGGCAAGTACCTATCAGCTCGCGCTGATCTGCAACACGGGGTACACCGGCGGGCGGGTGCTGCGGCAGGTGCTGGCCCAGCATGGGCTGATCGGCTATTTCGAGACGCTGACCTTCTCGAACGAGCACGGCTGGCTCAAGCCGGACACCCGGATCTTCCACGACACCCTCAAGGATCTGGGCGTCCCGCCGGAGAACGCCCTGCACATCGGGGACACTGAGAGCATGGACATCGTGGGCGCAAAGGCGTCCGGGATGTACTCGGCCCGCTACCTGCCCGAGGGCGACAACGACGGCGCCATCACCAGCCATGCTGACCTGCTCTTCTTCGACTGGTCCGAGCTGCCCGCGCTGCTGGAGATCCGTCAGCGCGGCGAGCCTGGCGGCTGA
- a CDS encoding DNA double-strand break repair nuclease NurA, which produces MTLDLLKVGPQMAEMARASGAYLRGRGPRIEEAQAVLARLAPRWMDLEELAASAERRLPRPQEPLDARHPGIPLPPEHVVIATDGSQIEPDRHAMSDFFLLNVGWAVLRYGPQPFAELASEPTLYFKPEDTAITYSGPHGTRRVPIQDRHLSAKRSVLEITQAATLADRWRDDPIDLAVLADGTLALWVLEERPDDFLRKALVAPYVEQLKRLRALGRPLASYISRPRSQDVVVLLREGGCVGPFGGCSPCGDGGDEPCVFERLPDRELFGLLGPGERSALFQMTLPAGLTEFYEDLVPCFFYLNVGTEIARIEVPPWTADDPDQLALVQSVILDQCQKGLGYPNVLARADKQAVVTAQDRHAFEYLRDAVLAREGIAVRASEKLHSKRVWAV; this is translated from the coding sequence ATGACGCTTGATCTCCTGAAAGTCGGGCCGCAGATGGCCGAGATGGCGCGCGCCTCGGGGGCGTACCTCCGCGGGCGCGGGCCGCGCATCGAGGAGGCGCAGGCCGTGCTGGCCCGGCTGGCCCCGCGCTGGATGGACCTGGAGGAGCTGGCTGCGAGCGCTGAGCGCCGCCTGCCGCGTCCGCAGGAGCCGCTCGACGCCCGCCACCCGGGCATCCCACTGCCGCCCGAGCACGTCGTCATCGCCACGGACGGCTCGCAGATCGAGCCGGACCGCCACGCGATGTCGGACTTCTTCCTGCTGAACGTCGGGTGGGCGGTCCTGCGCTACGGTCCGCAGCCGTTCGCGGAGCTGGCGAGCGAGCCGACGCTCTACTTCAAGCCTGAGGATACGGCGATCACCTACAGCGGCCCCCACGGGACGCGCCGTGTGCCGATCCAGGACCGTCACCTGAGCGCGAAGCGCTCGGTGCTCGAGATCACCCAGGCGGCGACGCTGGCGGACCGCTGGCGGGATGATCCCATCGATCTGGCGGTGCTGGCCGACGGTACGCTGGCGCTCTGGGTGCTGGAAGAGCGGCCGGACGATTTTCTTCGCAAGGCGCTGGTAGCGCCCTACGTCGAGCAGTTGAAGCGGCTGCGAGCGCTTGGCCGGCCGCTGGCCAGCTACATCAGCCGGCCGCGCAGCCAGGACGTGGTGGTCTTACTGCGCGAGGGCGGGTGCGTCGGGCCGTTCGGCGGGTGCTCGCCGTGCGGCGACGGCGGCGACGAGCCGTGCGTCTTCGAGCGGCTCCCAGACCGCGAGCTGTTTGGGCTGCTCGGGCCAGGAGAGCGCTCGGCGCTGTTCCAGATGACGCTGCCGGCGGGCCTGACCGAGTTCTACGAGGATCTGGTGCCCTGCTTCTTCTACCTGAACGTCGGCACGGAGATCGCGCGGATCGAGGTGCCGCCCTGGACAGCCGACGACCCCGATCAGCTTGCGCTGGTGCAGTCGGTCATCCTCGACCAGTGCCAGAAGGGGCTGGGCTACCCGAACGTGCTGGCCCGCGCGGACAAGCAGGCCGTGGTGACGGCGCAGGATCGGCACGCCTTCGAGTATCTGCGAGACGCGGTGCTGGCCCGCGAGGGCATCGCCGTGCGAGCCTCGGAGAAGCTGCACAGCAAACGAGTCTGGGCGGTGTAG